In a single window of the Antedon mediterranea chromosome 1, ecAntMedi1.1, whole genome shotgun sequence genome:
- the LOC140044670 gene encoding uncharacterized protein, whose protein sequence is MEGIHVKFFVDQDGVESVCVTSTEKLLQLLDLQHPIGEMIASAIQTHNSVYGCYSTTMVVLLGHWCLEFKSLLNKGLAVRPLLAIGDDLLASSIDAVHSSSTSLDQWLVLQQLDHQSLATCGSKKPKIEETIAHENGRKETASTKIKSAEDQKEENNRPAKRKEEMMAAVLSSGRPWNSKDERAEYVEPADRETWSTYQGILDDEDVSWFFNENNEIDLGLSEPDFTDDYLVISPKVKGQQESMRNVGSIEYNHDMCKYKIGKPFADSLQIPFVDSQGSSETDEKSLEILNDLHHLELRRNYSFQKSEPNVIDSLTDSDDEFAGCFEHLPNISDKEIQQQKIQQSSCLKEINTESMLEKSAKKEIENIDTLIRHKMKESSKLGLIRGMSQGRHFRTIKHVGINNANVDDDSDNEFAGCVQDLPNLQEDGSNLSVTPKIESNIPLTDDLVCGRASRQNIQSLFAENDIERLDVSSFIEKRLKKSSQVSIAKGLSQSRHFRTITNIDECSNNSNNDFEENHDNNTCPSMKVARSYQEMEIDSAKQITNRLDFLGPALSYGSDQVMEIAVKMFKNRTRIENDLINMKWLHICRILGPTSSESRVEAGILLPITIHQVSLVTQLKHSKPRLLLVSGDVQLNYHHLGYKDSLKPDITIGSSVTSQSSQKEWKQRILDHLKQLKIDIVVTKGTMDVSLFADCLAESILVVERVKFSVLKLLTAGSEANVLTYLMDAEETDVGHVSLLKSLEGGRCEGRSSKEPSIQNYLLSIQTEANLQTAVLCAPSQYQLDGLEDQLMSCVHRLTQALLDEKLIPGAGYAEILAIHNLNKIDAMDSFDMVNKESVTRALQSGWESYLLQLAYNCNEINDWSQGMSQVTKAVQTGVSPCGCDIHSVVDCVSAKVAAWKTAWKLLGIILKTDTHIVTGLDDSVL, encoded by the exons ATGGAAGGTATTCA TGTTAAGTTCTTTGTTGATCAAGATGGTGTTGAGAGTGTTTGTGTCACCAGTACTGAAAAACTGCTGCAGTTACTGGATTTGCAG CACCCCATTGGAGAGATGATAGCATCTGCTATCCAGACTCACAACAGTGTTTATGGTTGCTACTCTACCACCATGGTTGTTCTACTGGGCCACTGGTGTCTGGAGTTCAAGAGTCTACTGAACAAG GGTTTGGCAGTAAGACCATTGCTGGCTATTGGTGATGATTTACTTGCTTCATCTATCGATGCTGTACATAGTTCATCAACATCTTTGGACCAATGGTTGGTGCTACAACAACTCGATCACCAGAGTTTAGCAACTTGTGGCAGCAAAAAACCAAAGATTGAAGAAACCATTGCTCATGAAAATGGTAGGAAAGAGACAGcaagtacaaaaataaaatcagctGAGGATCAAAAGGAAGAAAATAATAGACCTGCTAAGAGGAAAGAAGAAATGATGGCTGCTGTTTTATCTTCTGGAAGACCATGGAATTCAAAAGATGAAAGAGCTGAATATGTGGAACCAGCAGATAGAGAAACGTGGTCCACATATCAAGGAATCTTGGATGATGAAGATGTGTCATggttttttaatgaaaataatgaaattgaCTTAGGACTTTCAGAACCTGATTTTACTGACGATTATTTAGTTATATCACCAAAGGTTAAAGGGCAACAGGAATCAATGAGAAATGTTGGTAGCATAGAATATAACCATGATATGTGTAAATACAAGATAGGAAAGCCATTTGCAGACAGTTTACAAATTCCGTTTGTGGATTCTCAGGGTTCATCAGAAACTGATGAAAAATCTTTAGAAATACTTAATGATTTACATCACTTAGAACTAAGaagaaattattcatttcaGAAAAGTGAACCAAATGTGATTGATAGTTTGACAGACAGTGATGATGAGTTTGCAGGTTGTTTTGAACATTTACCCAATATATCTGATAAGGagatacaacaacaaaaaatccaGCAGTCTAGTTGTTTGAAAGAAATTAACACTGAATCTATGCTAGAAAAATCTGCAAAGaaagaaatagaaaatattGATACTTTAATTAGGCATAAGATGAAAGAATCTTCTAAGTTAGGTTTGATAAGAGGAATGTCACAAGGCAGACATTTTCGAACAATCAAACATGTTGGGATAAATAATGCTAATGTAGATGATGATTCTGATAATGAGTTTGCAGGTTGTGTTCAAGATTTGCCCAATTTACAAGAAGATGGCAGCAATTTAAGTGTTACTCCAAAGATAGAATCCAACATTCCTTTAACAGATGATCTTGTTTGTGGACGTGCTTCTAGACAAAATATACAATCATTATTTGCAGAGAATGACATTGAGAGGTTAGATGTTAGTTCATTCATTGAGAAAAGGTTGAAGAAATCCTCACAGGTATCAATAGCAAAAGGACTATCACAAAGCAGGCATTTTAGAACAATAACAAACATTGATGAATGTTCTAATAATTCAAATAATGATTTCGAGGAAAACCATGACAATAATACCTGTCCAAGTATGAAAGTAGCAAGATCTTATCAAGAGATGGAAATTGATTCTGCAAAACAAATCACAAACAGGTTGGATTTTCTTGG ACCTGCTCTGTCATATGGCTCAGACCAAGTGATGGAGATTGCAGTGAAAATGTTCAAGAACAGAACAAGAATTGAAAATGATCT aaTAAATATGAAGTGGCTACATATTTGCAGAATCCTAGGTCCTACTTCTTCTGAATCAAGAGTTGAAGCAGGGATCTTACTGCCAATAACAATTCATCAGGTTTCCTTAGTCACACAACTGAAACATTCGAAGCCTAGGCTACTG CTTGTTTCAGGTGATGTACAACTAAATTACCATCACCTTGGCTACAAAGACTCATTGAAACCTGACATCACCATTGGGAGCTCTGTAACATCTCAAAGCTCCCAGAAAGAATGGAAACAGAGAATTCTTGATCACTTGAAGCAACTAAAAATAGACATAGTAGTTACCAAAGGAACAATGGATGTTAGTCTCTTCGCAGATTGTTTGGCTGAAAGTATTCTGGTTGTAGAGAGAGTAAAGTTTTCAGTTCTGAAATTACTTACTGCTGGATCAGAGGCTAATGTTTTAACATATCTAATGGATGCTGAGGAG acagATGTAGGGCATGTGTCATTGTTAAAATCATTAGAAGGAGGACGCTGTGAAGGTCGAAGTTCAAAAGAACCATCCATTCAGAACTATCTACTGAGTATACAAACCGAAGCAAATCTTCAA ACTGCTGTTTTATGTGCACCAAGCCAGTATCAACTAGATGGGTTAGAGGATCAGTTAATGTCATGTGTACACAGACTTACTCAAGCACTTTTAGATGAGAAGTTGATTCCTGGTGCAGGCTACGCTGAAATACTGGCAATACACAACCTTAATAAAATTGATG CAATGGACTCATTTGATATGGTCAACAAAGAAAGCGTAACAAGAGCACTCCAATCAGGCTGGGAGTCCTACCTTCTTCAGTTAGCCTACAATTGCAATGAAATCAACGACTGGTCTCAGGGGATGAGTCAGGTCACTAAAGCAGTGCAAACAGGAGTCAGTCCTTGTGGCTGTGATATTCACAGTGTTGTTGACTGTGTCAGTGCTAAAGTGGCTGCCTGGAAAACTGCATGGAAACTACTTGGAATTATCTTGAAAACGGACACTCATATTGTTACTGGCTTAGATGATAGTGTACTCTGA